The Acetomicrobium flavidum genome window below encodes:
- a CDS encoding Fe-S-containing hydro-lyase has protein sequence MEAKRIQTPLRDDVLRHLRMGERVFLSGYIYTARDAAHKRMTEALRSGEGLPIDIKGQVIYYAGPAPAKPGTPIGSIGPTTSGRMDRYTPTLLSMGLKGMIGKGKRSQEVIAAIKANKAVYFGATGGAAVLLAKRVKASRAVAYKDLGPEAIYELLVEDFPLIVVIDCEGNDLYSIGPKRWFSAGGEDV, from the coding sequence ATGGAAGCAAAAAGGATCCAAACCCCTCTGAGAGATGACGTCTTAAGGCATTTACGAATGGGAGAAAGGGTGTTTTTGTCGGGCTATATTTACACCGCTCGCGACGCTGCCCACAAAAGGATGACGGAAGCCTTGCGCAGCGGCGAAGGACTTCCCATCGACATCAAGGGTCAGGTCATCTACTACGCAGGCCCTGCCCCAGCTAAGCCCGGGACCCCGATAGGTTCAATAGGGCCTACGACAAGCGGGCGTATGGACAGGTACACACCGACGTTGCTTAGCATGGGCCTGAAGGGCATGATCGGCAAGGGAAAGAGAAGCCAAGAGGTGATAGCTGCGATAAAGGCCAACAAGGCCGTGTATTTCGGCGCCACGGGAGGAGCTGCGGTCCTTCTTGCCAAAAGGGTAAAGGCCTCCAGAGCCGTTGCTTACAAAGACCTGGGGCCTGAGGCGATTTACGAGTTGCTGGTGGAGGACTTCCCCCTCATAGTGGTGATCGATTGCGAGGGCAACGACTTGTACTCCATTGGGCCCAAAAGGTGGTTTTCCGCGGGAGGCGAGGATGTTTAG
- a CDS encoding fumarate hydratase — protein sequence MRRISSKEVAELVKRLSIEANLYAPIDLEESLRGAEALEASPYGLAVLQDLLENIKLAQDEKMPLCQDCGMAVVFVDWGQEAVLVDGSLQESIDEGVSRAYVEGYLRKSVVNDPLYDRKNTGDNTPAIVHLRLVQGSEVEITVVPKGMGSENASALAMLSPADGEEGVVNFVTSVIAQKGQNACPPLIIGVGIGGNFESAPLLAKRSLLRPIGSRNEDPRYARLEERLLGEVNGLGLGPGGYGGKITALDVHVEYMPTHIAGLPVAVNVSCNALRHAVGRL from the coding sequence TTGAGAAGGATAAGCTCTAAGGAGGTTGCCGAGTTAGTAAAGAGGCTTTCGATCGAAGCAAACCTTTATGCCCCCATTGACCTTGAGGAAAGCCTGCGGGGTGCTGAGGCCTTGGAAGCTTCGCCCTACGGGTTGGCCGTCTTGCAAGATTTGCTTGAAAACATCAAACTGGCGCAAGATGAAAAGATGCCCTTATGCCAGGACTGCGGCATGGCTGTGGTATTTGTGGATTGGGGACAGGAGGCAGTTTTGGTAGACGGCAGCCTGCAGGAATCGATCGATGAAGGGGTGAGCAGGGCATACGTAGAGGGTTATCTTAGGAAGTCCGTCGTGAACGATCCCTTGTATGATAGAAAAAACACGGGTGATAACACGCCTGCAATAGTACACCTCAGGCTGGTTCAGGGAAGCGAAGTCGAAATTACGGTTGTTCCTAAGGGCATGGGAAGCGAAAACGCCTCTGCATTGGCTATGCTATCTCCCGCTGATGGGGAAGAGGGGGTGGTCAACTTCGTAACAAGCGTCATAGCCCAAAAGGGACAAAATGCCTGCCCCCCGCTTATCATAGGAGTGGGCATAGGCGGCAATTTCGAAAGTGCTCCCCTTTTGGCAAAAAGGTCTTTGCTTCGGCCGATTGGGAGCAGAAACGAAGATCCCCGTTACGCAAGACTGGAAGAAAGGCTCCTTGGGGAAGTTAACGGCTTGGGCCTGGGGCCCGGAGGATATGGAGGAAAAATAACGGCCCTTGACGTCCACGTCGAATATATGCCGACCCATATCGCAGGTTTGCCTGTGGCCGTGAACGTTTCATGCAACGCCTTGCGACACGCAGTCGGTCGCCTGTAA